A genome region from Variovorax paradoxus includes the following:
- a CDS encoding TetR/AcrR family transcriptional regulator, which translates to MDISTLPARERILLTAHDLFYADGIRATGVDRVIAASGVTKVTFYRHFPSKDDLVRAFLDHRHGLWMAWFVDALGRRGAQQRIGDAQALLVVADAMAEWFADPAFRGCAFINSVVEVGASVAGASDIAREHKREMVEVIAGLLPEGPWRMAVAQAAALGVDGAIVKAQMGGAAQAQEAVDDLRRLLQALGAAP; encoded by the coding sequence ATGGACATCTCCACCCTGCCCGCGCGCGAGCGCATCCTGCTCACCGCGCACGACCTCTTCTATGCCGACGGCATCCGCGCGACCGGCGTCGACCGCGTCATCGCGGCCTCGGGCGTCACCAAGGTCACGTTCTATCGGCACTTCCCGTCGAAGGACGACCTGGTGCGGGCCTTCCTCGATCACCGCCACGGCCTGTGGATGGCATGGTTCGTCGATGCGCTGGGCCGCCGCGGCGCGCAGCAGCGCATCGGCGACGCGCAGGCCCTGCTGGTGGTCGCCGACGCCATGGCCGAGTGGTTTGCCGACCCTGCATTCCGCGGCTGCGCCTTCATCAACTCGGTGGTGGAAGTGGGCGCGAGCGTGGCCGGCGCGAGCGACATCGCGCGCGAGCACAAGCGCGAGATGGTCGAGGTGATTGCCGGCCTGTTGCCCGAAGGGCCCTGGCGCATGGCTGTCGCGCAGGCCGCCGCCCTGGGCGTGGACGGCGCCATCGTCAAGGCGCAGATGGGCGGCGCCGCGCAGGCACAGGAGGCCGTCGACGACCTGCGCCGGCTGCTTCAGGCGCTGGGCGCGGCGCCGTGA
- a CDS encoding nuclear transport factor 2 family protein, which produces MESRPPLPPFTLESALKKVQAAEDAWNTRDPVRVSLAYTPDTEWRNRADFVNGREQVVEFLSRKWVRELDYRLKKQLWAFMDNRIAVRFEYEWHDDAGQWYRSHGNENWEFAENGLMQRRFASINDQPIAESERKFRWER; this is translated from the coding sequence ATGGAATCCCGTCCGCCGCTGCCGCCCTTCACCCTCGAATCGGCACTCAAGAAAGTCCAGGCTGCCGAAGACGCCTGGAACACGCGCGATCCCGTGCGCGTGAGCCTGGCCTACACGCCCGACACCGAATGGCGAAACCGCGCCGACTTCGTCAACGGCCGCGAGCAGGTGGTCGAGTTCCTCTCGCGCAAGTGGGTGCGCGAGCTCGACTACCGGCTCAAGAAGCAACTGTGGGCCTTCATGGACAACCGCATCGCGGTGCGCTTCGAATACGAATGGCACGACGACGCAGGCCAGTGGTATCGCAGCCATGGCAACGAGAACTGGGAGTTCGCCGAGAACGGCCTGATGCAGCGGCGCTTCGCGAGCATCAACGACCAGCCGATTGCGGAGTCGGAGCGCAAGTTCCGCTGGGAGCGCTGA
- the cynS gene encoding cyanase, whose product MNRNDVTEKIITVKVSKGIQWADVARKVGLSKEWTTAACLGQMTLDEKQAKVVGRIFGLTAEEQKWLQVVPYKGSLPTPVPTDPLIYRWYEVVSVYGTTIKELIHEEFGDGIMSAIDFSMDIQRQADPKGDRVNVVLSGKFLPYKTY is encoded by the coding sequence ATGAACCGCAACGACGTCACCGAGAAGATCATCACCGTCAAGGTGAGCAAGGGCATCCAGTGGGCCGACGTGGCCAGGAAGGTCGGCCTCTCGAAGGAGTGGACCACCGCCGCCTGCCTGGGCCAGATGACGCTCGACGAGAAGCAGGCCAAGGTCGTCGGCAGGATCTTCGGCCTCACCGCCGAAGAGCAGAAGTGGCTGCAGGTGGTGCCCTACAAGGGCTCGCTGCCCACGCCCGTGCCGACCGACCCGCTCATCTACCGCTGGTACGAGGTGGTGAGCGTGTACGGCACCACCATCAAGGAACTGATCCATGAAGAGTTCGGCGACGGCATCATGAGCGCCATCGACTTCAGCATGGACATCCAGCGCCAGGCCGACCCCAAGGGCGACCGCGTCAACGTGGTGCTGTCGGGCAAGTTCCTGCCCTACAAGACCTACTGA
- a CDS encoding SDR family oxidoreductase encodes MSAIQEKVVLITGASSGIGEATARLLARRGAKVVLGARRTDRLAALVAEIEATGGTASFQRLDVTHRPDMEAFAEFALETHEQIDVLVNAAGVMPMSPLWNRKIEEWELMIDVNLRGVLLGIAAVLPTMQEQGWGHIVNVAPVAMQGLLPSSAVYHGTQYAVNAISEGLRQEHAGRLHVTVVSPDVNGPSDPLAERIAASYCAQRMRTNRRLAMPVEAVARSIAGAIEGYGITAGAMRASPRHRPHPAEYVQ; translated from the coding sequence ATGAGCGCAATCCAGGAAAAAGTCGTTCTCATCACCGGCGCGAGCAGCGGCATCGGCGAAGCGACCGCGCGGCTGCTTGCGCGGCGCGGCGCGAAGGTGGTACTGGGTGCACGGCGCACCGACCGCCTCGCGGCGCTGGTGGCCGAGATCGAAGCCACCGGCGGCACCGCGAGCTTCCAGCGGCTCGACGTGACGCACCGCCCTGACATGGAAGCCTTTGCCGAGTTCGCCCTCGAGACGCACGAGCAGATCGACGTGCTGGTGAACGCGGCGGGCGTGATGCCGATGTCGCCGCTGTGGAACCGCAAGATCGAGGAATGGGAACTCATGATCGACGTGAACCTGCGCGGCGTGCTGCTCGGCATCGCGGCCGTGCTGCCGACGATGCAGGAGCAGGGCTGGGGCCACATCGTGAACGTGGCACCGGTGGCCATGCAGGGCTTGCTGCCCAGTTCGGCCGTTTACCACGGCACGCAATACGCGGTGAACGCGATCTCCGAGGGCCTGCGCCAGGAGCATGCCGGCCGGCTGCACGTGACGGTGGTGAGCCCCGACGTGAACGGTCCGAGCGATCCGCTGGCCGAGCGCATCGCGGCCAGCTACTGCGCGCAGCGCATGCGCACCAACCGGCGCCTCGCGATGCCCGTGGAGGCGGTGGCCCGCTCGATCGCCGGGGCCATCGAGGGCTACGGCATCACCGCCGGTGCGATGCGCGCTTCGCCGCGGCACCGGCCGCATCCGGCCGAGTACGTTCAGTAG
- a CDS encoding glutaredoxin domain-containing protein, translating to MPRPILEEARIHPAIRTKVAESRQTIVREVMAAVAANDVVVVGMGINPHPKKARKVLDAIGQPYKYLEYGNYLSQWRDRNALKMWTGWPTFPMVFVKGTLVGGATDLQKLIDGGELKSLLG from the coding sequence ATGCCCCGCCCCATCCTAGAAGAAGCCCGCATCCACCCCGCCATCCGCACCAAGGTGGCCGAAAGCCGCCAGACCATCGTCCGCGAGGTCATGGCCGCGGTCGCAGCCAACGATGTGGTTGTGGTGGGCATGGGCATCAATCCGCATCCGAAGAAGGCGCGCAAGGTGCTCGATGCGATCGGGCAGCCGTACAAGTACCTCGAATACGGCAACTACCTGAGCCAATGGCGCGACCGCAACGCGCTCAAGATGTGGACCGGCTGGCCGACCTTTCCGATGGTGTTCGTGAAGGGCACGCTGGTTGGCGGGGCGACGGATTTGCAGAAGCTCATCGACGGCGGCGAATTGAAAAGCCTTCTCGGCTGA
- a CDS encoding nucleoside 2-deoxyribosyltransferase, with the protein MNEPTDIPTHPRIYLAGPDVFRPDARDHFVRLKRACDALDLAALLPADGEEEPSPDALEKRIYEANMQRLRGADGVVANLASFRGLEPDSGTVFEVGAAIALGIPVVAYGVPDGSYADRAQAALKCAKDANGVLRESATGIAVEDFGQQLNLMLACSIHIEPTPEAALKKMAGLLAARRATTAGNP; encoded by the coding sequence ATGAATGAGCCTACTGACATCCCGACGCATCCCCGGATCTATCTTGCGGGCCCGGACGTTTTCCGCCCGGATGCCAGGGACCATTTCGTGCGGCTCAAGAGGGCGTGCGATGCGCTAGACCTTGCGGCGCTGCTGCCTGCCGATGGCGAAGAGGAGCCATCGCCCGACGCGCTGGAGAAGCGCATCTACGAAGCCAACATGCAACGCCTTCGCGGCGCAGACGGCGTGGTGGCGAACCTCGCTTCGTTCAGGGGCCTCGAGCCCGATTCCGGCACAGTGTTCGAGGTCGGTGCCGCCATCGCGCTGGGCATTCCCGTGGTCGCCTACGGCGTGCCCGACGGCAGTTACGCGGACCGCGCGCAGGCGGCGCTGAAGTGCGCGAAGGATGCGAACGGCGTGCTGCGCGAAAGCGCCACGGGCATCGCGGTCGAGGACTTCGGCCAGCAGCTCAACCTGATGCTGGCCTGCTCGATCCACATCGAGCCGACGCCCGAAGCGGCGTTGAAGAAGATGGCCGGTCTGCTGGCCGCACGCCGTGCAACCACCGCAGGCAACCCCTGA
- a CDS encoding alpha/beta fold hydrolase, which yields MQITETHFELSANDGVAVEVHRWQGSTQRAIVQLAHGMGEHSLRYRHLAESLVRAGYVVYSNEHRGHGQGASARGELGEFGPRGFAGLVDDMALLSRHVRGVHPGLPLILIGHSMGSFATQYYLVRHGELLSGAVMSGTSALDLLGAALQSGFKLEDMNAALPDVRTPFDWLSRDPAQVDAYIADPLCGFTVSAEGMGSMFANLADLAPDAMRKHLRPDLPLYLFVGDEDPVSNKAEWFHPLVRRYREAGLRDVSCHVFGGARHETLNEINRDEVEAVLLAWIARVVAAK from the coding sequence ATGCAGATCACCGAGACGCACTTCGAGCTGAGCGCCAACGACGGCGTCGCGGTGGAGGTCCATCGCTGGCAAGGCTCGACGCAGCGGGCCATCGTCCAGCTTGCGCACGGCATGGGCGAGCATTCGCTGCGCTACCGGCATCTGGCCGAATCGCTGGTGCGTGCCGGCTATGTCGTGTATTCGAACGAGCACCGCGGCCATGGCCAGGGTGCGTCGGCGCGCGGCGAACTGGGCGAGTTCGGCCCGCGCGGCTTCGCCGGGCTGGTGGACGACATGGCGCTGCTGAGCCGCCACGTGCGCGGCGTGCATCCGGGCCTGCCGCTGATCCTGATCGGCCACAGCATGGGCTCGTTCGCCACGCAGTACTACCTTGTGAGGCATGGCGAACTGCTGTCGGGCGCGGTGATGTCGGGCACCTCGGCGCTCGACCTGCTGGGCGCCGCGCTGCAGAGCGGCTTCAAGCTCGAGGACATGAACGCCGCGCTGCCCGACGTGCGCACGCCCTTCGACTGGCTCAGCCGCGACCCGGCGCAGGTCGATGCCTACATTGCCGATCCGCTGTGCGGCTTCACGGTCTCGGCCGAGGGCATGGGCTCGATGTTCGCGAACCTCGCCGACCTGGCGCCCGATGCGATGCGCAAGCACCTGCGGCCGGACCTGCCTCTGTACCTGTTCGTCGGCGACGAGGACCCGGTCAGCAACAAGGCCGAGTGGTTCCATCCGCTGGTGCGGCGCTACCGCGAGGCGGGGCTGCGCGACGTGTCGTGCCACGTGTTCGGTGGAGCGCGCCACGAGACGCTGAACGAGATCAACCGCGACGAGGTTGAGGCGGTACTGCTGGCGTGGATCGCGCGGGTGGTGGCGGCGAAATAG
- a CDS encoding AraC family transcriptional regulator has protein sequence MDSRDLETGVRSTLPSGLACSRFSVQAEPPARRLQSWRERVGHVMDVHPVPEHTDGSFHAAIDRYDIGDVVFTDCRSAAMRLERSLARISTDKVRNHALHVFLEGGVEDVSVRSLARQKEAPPSARVIALDMSQPVRMRRNDCRVLTFFVPASLVNDVFPDPDAIHGRVMQPDTPIARLALGQAATLGRDIARMSAPDAEAAVRASAQLLIAGFGKEARLSGGARAAARAAMFGHVRRYIQANLHRADLSPELVLAALHMPRPTLYRLFQHEGGLGAYIRHLRLRHAAHDLARYPHMLVTDVAYGVGFKSPSDFTRAFRRAYDVSPQEFRASSARAA, from the coding sequence ATGGACTCGCGCGACCTCGAAACCGGTGTCCGCTCCACGCTCCCCAGCGGTCTTGCCTGCAGCCGCTTCAGCGTCCAGGCCGAGCCTCCCGCCCGTCGGCTGCAGTCCTGGCGGGAACGCGTGGGCCACGTCATGGACGTGCATCCCGTCCCCGAACACACCGACGGCTCGTTCCATGCCGCCATCGACCGCTACGACATCGGCGACGTGGTCTTCACCGACTGCCGTTCCGCCGCCATGCGGCTCGAACGCTCGCTTGCGCGCATTTCCACCGACAAGGTGCGCAACCACGCCCTGCATGTCTTCCTCGAGGGCGGCGTCGAGGACGTCAGCGTGCGCTCGCTGGCCCGGCAGAAGGAGGCGCCGCCTTCGGCCAGGGTGATCGCGCTCGACATGAGCCAGCCCGTGCGCATGCGGCGCAACGACTGCCGGGTGCTGACCTTCTTCGTGCCTGCATCGCTCGTGAACGATGTCTTTCCCGACCCCGACGCCATCCACGGCCGCGTGATGCAGCCGGACACGCCCATCGCGCGGCTGGCCTTGGGCCAGGCCGCGACGCTGGGCCGCGACATCGCGCGCATGAGCGCGCCCGACGCCGAAGCCGCCGTGCGCGCCAGTGCGCAACTGCTGATCGCCGGCTTCGGCAAGGAAGCCCGCCTGAGCGGCGGTGCGCGCGCCGCGGCACGCGCGGCCATGTTCGGCCATGTTCGGCGCTACATCCAGGCCAACCTGCACCGCGCCGACCTGTCGCCCGAACTGGTGCTCGCCGCGTTGCACATGCCGCGCCCTACGCTCTACCGGCTGTTCCAGCACGAAGGCGGCCTGGGTGCCTACATCCGCCATCTGCGGCTGCGGCACGCGGCGCACGACCTTGCGCGCTACCCGCACATGCTGGTGACCGACGTGGCGTACGGCGTGGGCTTCAAGAGCCCGTCGGATTTCACGCGGGCGTTTCGCCGGGCGTACGACGTGTCGCCGCAGGAGTTCAGGGCGTCGTCGGCCAGGGCTGCCTGA
- a CDS encoding response regulator transcription factor, protein MSAGADGRPLRWLARGVAGSGKILRRSLGVKRWGARARMVALRERSRLIDQLCVLGAMYPGDGASRASAAVGSASPRMPMSPALLKPDIFRANNTIAPQGAQPYRPARSMGPGHWTAPPHVAMRGRAPKWECGVPVACALEDDVLPADSASAASAVGSLFSEANEVELAFLMRLIAEGDTATASRIARRIVDAKRAGAHAPEQAAEAPPPPRSRRTRAVAPAAPAGPERGRGPLSPRELNVLRMISQGQSNREIAETSYRSLHTVDAQVKNIYRKLAVKTRAQAVREAMQRGLLSPEARNQADR, encoded by the coding sequence ATGAGCGCAGGGGCAGACGGGCGCCCTCTGCGCTGGCTGGCCCGTGGCGTCGCGGGCAGCGGCAAGATCCTGCGGCGCAGCCTGGGGGTGAAGCGCTGGGGCGCGCGGGCTCGGATGGTGGCGCTTCGCGAGCGTTCGCGACTGATCGACCAGCTTTGCGTGCTCGGCGCGATGTACCCGGGCGACGGCGCAAGCCGCGCGAGCGCCGCCGTGGGCTCGGCAAGCCCGCGCATGCCCATGTCTCCCGCACTGCTGAAGCCGGACATCTTTCGCGCCAACAACACCATCGCGCCGCAGGGAGCGCAGCCCTACCGGCCCGCCCGCTCGATGGGCCCGGGCCATTGGACCGCGCCGCCGCACGTTGCCATGCGCGGCCGGGCGCCGAAGTGGGAATGCGGCGTGCCGGTGGCATGCGCGCTCGAGGACGACGTGCTGCCGGCGGATTCCGCGTCGGCGGCGAGCGCCGTCGGATCGCTGTTCTCGGAAGCGAACGAGGTGGAGCTGGCCTTCCTGATGCGCCTGATCGCCGAAGGCGATACGGCCACCGCTTCGCGCATCGCGCGGCGCATCGTCGATGCGAAGCGCGCTGGCGCGCATGCACCGGAGCAGGCGGCGGAAGCACCGCCGCCGCCCCGTTCGAGGCGCACGCGAGCCGTGGCCCCGGCGGCTCCGGCAGGCCCGGAGCGAGGTCGCGGCCCGCTGTCGCCGCGCGAACTGAACGTGCTGCGGATGATTTCGCAGGGCCAGAGCAACCGCGAGATCGCCGAGACGAGCTACCGCTCGCTGCACACGGTCGACGCGCAGGTGAAGAACATCTACCGCAAGCTGGCGGTGAAGACGCGCGCACAGGCGGTGCGCGAGGCGATGCAGCGGGGCCTGCTCAGCCCCGAGGCCCGCAACCAGGCAGACCGCTAG
- a CDS encoding DUF1161 domain-containing protein yields MKTWLISAALAVAGAAAHGAQSCDDLRAQIESKIAAAGVTRFTVTVVDANATAAGQVVGSCELGSRKVVYEKGAGEPRPAPAAPASSSREPMLTECKDGTVSVGGDCRKP; encoded by the coding sequence ATGAAAACCTGGCTGATTTCCGCCGCGCTGGCCGTTGCCGGCGCTGCCGCCCATGGCGCCCAGAGTTGCGACGACCTGCGCGCCCAGATCGAATCGAAGATCGCCGCTGCCGGCGTGACGCGATTCACCGTCACCGTGGTCGATGCCAACGCAACCGCCGCTGGACAGGTCGTGGGCAGCTGCGAACTGGGCAGCAGGAAGGTCGTCTACGAGAAAGGCGCCGGCGAGCCTAGGCCGGCGCCCGCCGCGCCGGCGTCTTCGTCGCGCGAGCCGATGCTGACGGAATGCAAGGACGGCACCGTGTCCGTCGGCGGCGACTGCCGCAAACCGTAG